The proteins below come from a single Chryseobacterium nepalense genomic window:
- a CDS encoding polysaccharide biosynthesis/export family protein, which translates to MLKKLLFYAVVLLSVLSCKTYNVLEEEKATRNMQDFSFDPSYQYRIRKDDKITLSVWGQDDLSVGSVYGIYNSNEVYGKWLLVDAGGNIEIPRLGTTPVIGKSVPELKEEIKNKLKKWLVNPIVDVKVLNKEISVMGEVRNPAVIQVDKDQNTLLELVSKAGGFEMYANLKSVKILRQEGENVRVTNIDLTQMKDIPNQNIVLHPGDYVIVPSKKSKDFDKRISTIIPFATVTSAAAILFGML; encoded by the coding sequence ATGTTGAAAAAATTACTCTTTTACGCAGTTGTCCTACTGTCGGTGCTTTCGTGCAAGACGTATAACGTTCTGGAAGAAGAAAAAGCCACACGGAATATGCAGGATTTCAGCTTTGATCCGTCCTATCAGTACAGGATCAGGAAAGATGATAAAATTACCTTGTCGGTATGGGGGCAGGATGATCTAAGTGTAGGCTCGGTGTACGGAATCTATAACTCCAATGAAGTGTACGGAAAATGGCTTCTGGTAGATGCCGGCGGAAATATTGAAATTCCGAGGCTGGGAACTACGCCGGTGATCGGGAAATCCGTTCCGGAACTTAAAGAAGAAATAAAAAACAAGCTTAAAAAATGGCTGGTGAATCCCATTGTTGATGTAAAAGTGCTCAACAAGGAAATTTCAGTGATGGGAGAAGTCCGTAATCCTGCGGTAATCCAGGTTGATAAAGATCAGAATACTCTGCTGGAGCTGGTCTCCAAAGCCGGAGGTTTTGAAATGTATGCCAATCTGAAATCAGTCAAAATATTAAGACAGGAAGGCGAAAATGTGAGGGTAACCAATATAGATCTTACTCAGATGAAGGATATTCCTAATCAGAATATTGTACTGCATCCCGGAGATTACGTTATTGTTCCTTCCAAAAAAAGCAAAGACTTCGATAAGCGAATTTCTACCATTATCCCGTTTGCTACGGTTACATCTGCTGCGGCAATATTATTCGGAATGTTATAA
- a CDS encoding lipopolysaccharide biosynthesis protein has translation MKNIFKIVQKHSFLVLADQMIFSGSNFLLAFLLARKLSISGFGFFSSVLLITYLLVAVSNALIVQPFQILAAKEFGKKSLGFVFQAALLLLLIFALLIFSSAFLPFSVLTIFQHHIFSIIIFISAYILQDFLRKVLLITDKIKLVLIIDSIFLLVFPLIAIQENLSPGKSLMIVGWVNGIASIPGIYHIVRNSDLSIKNSALWKYHWNAGKWLVSASLLQWFSSNFFTLAAGIYLGASALGALRLVQSFFGVINIILQTVENYYIPKTAKLYYEDQESARKTLFKNMVQWMTALGIVIGLFFVFSQPLIALLGGEKYLQYGFVVRLISVLYLLIIYSYPTRISIRVLEQNKAFFTGYCISFLFSVLSFHFLLQFGGLYGAVGGLAMNQILMIAYWKILLNKKKISLWT, from the coding sequence ATGAAAAATATTTTTAAAATCGTACAAAAACATTCTTTTCTTGTCTTGGCTGACCAGATGATATTCAGCGGATCTAATTTTCTGCTGGCATTTCTTCTTGCCAGGAAATTAAGCATTTCAGGTTTCGGATTTTTTTCATCCGTTCTTTTGATAACCTATCTTTTGGTTGCGGTTTCTAATGCGCTTATTGTACAGCCATTTCAGATTCTGGCGGCGAAAGAATTCGGTAAAAAATCACTGGGGTTTGTATTTCAGGCTGCACTGTTGCTGCTATTGATTTTTGCTTTGCTGATATTTTCGTCTGCATTTTTACCGTTTTCAGTTTTGACAATTTTTCAGCATCATATTTTTTCTATTATAATTTTTATATCAGCATATATTTTACAGGATTTTCTGAGAAAAGTGTTGCTGATAACAGACAAGATTAAGCTTGTACTTATTATCGACAGTATTTTTCTCCTCGTTTTTCCCCTAATCGCTATCCAGGAAAATCTTTCGCCCGGTAAAAGTTTGATGATCGTTGGATGGGTTAATGGTATCGCTTCCATACCGGGAATCTACCATATCGTAAGGAATTCGGATTTGAGCATTAAAAATTCCGCTCTCTGGAAGTATCACTGGAATGCGGGAAAATGGCTCGTAAGTGCATCCCTTTTACAGTGGTTTTCATCAAATTTCTTTACGTTGGCTGCCGGAATATATTTAGGGGCGAGTGCGTTGGGAGCTTTACGACTGGTGCAGTCGTTTTTTGGAGTCATCAATATTATCCTGCAGACAGTAGAAAATTATTATATTCCTAAAACAGCAAAGCTGTACTATGAGGATCAGGAATCAGCAAGAAAAACACTGTTTAAAAATATGGTACAGTGGATGACGGCCCTTGGAATCGTCATCGGGTTATTCTTCGTTTTTTCCCAACCGCTGATTGCTTTGCTTGGCGGTGAAAAATACCTTCAGTACGGGTTTGTAGTAAGGCTCATTTCGGTACTGTACCTTTTGATTATTTACAGTTACCCAACCCGCATTTCCATTAGGGTGCTTGAACAGAATAAAGCATTTTTTACCGGATATTGTATTTCTTTTTTATTTTCTGTTCTCAGCTTTCATTTTTTATTACAATTCGGAGGATTGTACGGAGCCGTGGGCGGACTCGCCATGAATCAGATTCTGATGATTGCTTACTGGAAAATTCTCCTCAACAAAAAAAAGATTTCACTATGGACATAG
- a CDS encoding GumC family protein, which yields MNNENVRFLKPLLRGLPIVIAVMVISVLGAKKYLNYVTPMYESTAKLKLADTQEGVPSANLFKDFDVFASPNKISTEIEVLKSTSLIEKTLGKLPFSTEIYRKGKVRSVELFNDSPIKVEATFNDKKNDDKKFQLVVTSQNQYTLLVPDSSKEIKGTFSIPVNIKGGKIIISKNEEYLSGKRDAKIIDQYEFEFLSREKLLDKINKDLDIVAVDKDVPVIRINFKSNVPEKASLFVNTLAETYIQDYIENKYRAANTTVDFLKGEIGQANNKLSDAENRIEHYREKENIINIPQETETDLRKIAQLKIQKSNIKMNLDAIKSLNSYVENGKDNFPDLATNFEAFNDLLSTEMIKNIKQLQAEKKELLLTYTPEHEKVKTIDAKIKDLTDYQIESIKNTQNNLQIKYNDLNRDINVAEQAFVGLPEKEKLLNIMNREFNLYEKNYNFLNEKRIDAEIAKSAKISFHKIITRGELPEHPVSPMRSIIIIVAAVVGMIGSIILIYAVHFAKAKVNDIYTIEKNSSVPVAFTTPYIRNKDQVMHHFLENILEMDLKGILKEKKVICLTSYDDASQHAFHAEHMIKALNAQSRNILVVDVAGTLKNTIGGQYIHCSAEENLQHTAHEMEEIIRRNMEDKDLCIINNQAIKQGKLPLMFLKLADQNIFLLDSRKTAARNIMNVELLKDEYRLDNLWFVLNKEGYNPSLMTTIMKMLKKFRS from the coding sequence ATGAACAACGAGAATGTAAGATTTTTAAAACCTCTGTTAAGAGGGCTTCCCATTGTAATTGCCGTGATGGTGATTTCCGTATTGGGTGCAAAAAAATACCTTAATTACGTTACCCCGATGTACGAAAGTACTGCCAAACTGAAATTGGCAGACACCCAGGAAGGTGTTCCCAGTGCCAATCTTTTTAAAGATTTTGATGTCTTTGCATCGCCCAATAAAATAAGCACTGAAATTGAAGTCCTGAAATCAACATCATTAATCGAAAAAACACTCGGAAAATTACCTTTTTCAACGGAAATATACCGAAAAGGAAAAGTCCGTTCCGTAGAATTATTCAATGATTCTCCCATTAAGGTAGAAGCAACTTTTAATGATAAAAAAAACGATGATAAAAAATTTCAGCTTGTTGTCACTTCCCAAAATCAATACACTTTATTAGTCCCGGATTCATCAAAAGAAATAAAAGGAACTTTCAGTATTCCGGTAAACATCAAAGGCGGAAAAATAATAATCTCAAAAAATGAAGAGTATCTTTCGGGAAAACGGGACGCAAAGATCATTGATCAGTATGAGTTTGAATTTCTGAGCAGGGAAAAACTTTTAGATAAAATCAATAAAGACCTGGATATTGTTGCAGTTGATAAAGATGTTCCCGTTATCAGGATCAATTTTAAAAGTAATGTGCCTGAAAAAGCTTCACTCTTTGTAAATACGCTGGCTGAAACTTATATTCAGGATTATATAGAAAATAAATACCGCGCTGCCAATACCACGGTAGATTTTCTTAAAGGTGAGATCGGACAGGCCAACAACAAGCTTTCGGATGCCGAAAACAGGATAGAACATTACAGGGAAAAGGAAAATATCATCAATATCCCGCAGGAAACCGAAACGGATCTCAGGAAAATTGCACAGCTGAAAATTCAGAAAAGCAATATTAAAATGAATCTTGATGCCATCAAAAGTCTTAACAGCTATGTAGAAAATGGAAAAGATAATTTTCCTGATCTGGCCACGAATTTTGAGGCTTTCAACGATCTTCTTTCAACGGAAATGATCAAAAATATCAAACAGCTGCAAGCTGAAAAAAAAGAACTTCTTCTTACCTACACTCCCGAACATGAAAAAGTGAAAACCATCGATGCTAAAATAAAAGATCTTACCGATTATCAGATCGAAAGTATTAAAAATACACAGAATAATCTCCAGATCAAGTATAATGATCTGAACCGCGATATCAATGTTGCCGAACAGGCTTTTGTAGGGCTGCCGGAAAAAGAAAAACTGCTCAACATTATGAACAGGGAATTTAATCTTTATGAGAAAAATTATAACTTCCTGAATGAAAAAAGGATAGATGCGGAAATTGCCAAATCTGCCAAAATTTCTTTTCATAAAATCATTACCAGAGGAGAGCTTCCCGAACACCCGGTGTCTCCCATGCGCTCCATTATCATTATTGTTGCCGCTGTTGTGGGAATGATCGGTTCAATCATATTGATTTATGCTGTTCATTTTGCCAAAGCTAAAGTAAATGATATTTACACCATTGAAAAAAATAGTTCAGTTCCTGTTGCTTTTACGACACCTTATATCAGAAATAAAGACCAGGTAATGCACCATTTCCTTGAAAATATCCTCGAGATGGATCTCAAAGGTATTCTTAAAGAAAAAAAAGTCATCTGTCTTACCTCTTACGACGATGCTTCTCAGCATGCTTTTCATGCAGAACATATGATAAAGGCGTTAAATGCTCAGTCAAGAAATATATTGGTAGTTGATGTTGCCGGAACATTAAAAAATACAATCGGAGGTCAGTATATCCATTGTTCAGCGGAAGAAAACCTTCAGCATACTGCTCATGAAATGGAAGAGATCATCCGCCGGAATATGGAAGATAAAGACCTCTGCATTATTAATAATCAGGCTATAAAACAGGGAAAACTTCCCTTGATGTTCCTGAAACTTGCCGATCAGAATATTTTTCTGCTGGACAGCCGGAAAACTGCCGCCCGAAATATCATGAATGTAGAACTCCTGAAAGATGAATACCGTCTTGATAATCTATGGTTTGTCCTAAACAAAGAAGGATACAACCCAAGCCTGATGACCACAATTATGAAGATGCTGAAAAAATTCAGATCATGA
- a CDS encoding response regulator translates to MENTHNLKLFIVDDDQFCSSMYERYLKNHHYSDITIFSNGTECLNALHLKPDIIFLDHNMEDLNGFEVLKKIKRYDPNIYVIMVSAQQSIDTAVDTLKYGTFDYLVKGNDVCEKMKETIEKIVSIRQEMAQNKFKTIRRFFSFLF, encoded by the coding sequence ATGGAAAACACTCACAACCTGAAGCTTTTTATTGTAGATGATGATCAATTCTGCTCAAGCATGTATGAGCGGTATTTAAAAAATCACCATTACAGTGATATTACCATCTTCAGCAACGGCACGGAATGTCTAAATGCGCTTCATCTTAAACCCGATATTATTTTCCTTGATCACAACATGGAGGATCTCAACGGCTTTGAAGTTCTGAAAAAAATAAAACGCTACGATCCGAATATTTATGTAATTATGGTTTCGGCGCAGCAAAGTATTGACACCGCTGTAGATACGCTTAAATACGGTACTTTCGATTATTTGGTAAAAGGAAATGATGTCTGCGAAAAAATGAAGGAGACCATAGAAAAGATTGTAAGCATCAGGCAGGAAATGGCCCAGAATAAATTTAAAACAATCAGAAGGTTTTTTTCATTTTTATTTTAA
- a CDS encoding response regulator: protein MEIEFHKLLRRQIDKYLTEDCKNHPQFKGFINAVNESYKSFERDKDLMDHVFKQSEEEYNEINESLKNENVLKQKSISNLYEVIKMLDSSVENRGSEDLTELSSYVSEQLKKRIFLQEQLNKQLEFQNLLMDISSEYINIPIEKVSQSVNKSLKEMSEFVHADRAYIFRYDFAEKTCSNVYEYCNEGITPQIDNLQDIPLEMMGDWVEINKKGGSIYYPDVDELPESEIKEILQAQDIKSLFVIPAMMQNECLGFVGFDFVKDYHNLSDTEKNLLTIFTQVLVNVRERLVLERNLSRTVEMLKKLLANLQSGILMEDEKRQIIFTNDLFCNMFNIPVSADDMIGLDCTNSAEESKTLFKNEEYFVQRINKILEEKKIVTNELLEMKNGRFLERDYIPIFINDRYQGHLWKYNDISERKRAEDHLRRQEEKYRNIIANMNLGLIEVDNNQMIQYANQSFCDVSGFEADELIGKNPSQLFLYGENNMKFLEEQIELRKKGVSSVYQLPVKNKRGEIRWWAISGAPNYDDQGNLLGSVGIHLDITDQKKLEEELKLQRAKALEASKAKEVFLANMSHEIRTPLNAIIGFLRELKRAGVSGSQQEFLDYSYNASQHLLSIINNILDISKIESGEMLLENKNFSLKESIENVITILKPKAREKGLMLTTSFSDKLYPVFKGDPSKIEQVLYNILGNALKFTNQGKIAVDCKVLQDLPHQQTFSIVITDTGIGMSEEYVRSIFKKFNQEDSSISRKYGGTGLGMSITKELIHLMKGEIDVKSEKNVGTSITIQLVLHKGNEKLNRDVSAEKQHIVLDGIRVLLVEDNELNQLVAENSLKHYNCLVTKADNGRIAVELLEKEQFDIILMDIQMPEMDGIEATQILRENMGVKTPIIALTANAFKSEIDKCISIGMDDYITKPFAEESLITIIEKHIGRQKNQSDAVKVRAMPYDLTGIQKLGQGDEAFIKKIITLFITQTQEMIPMIDLAFNNQNFAEIARLVHKLRPSVEAVGIASISEEMRELEVSAKEQSMESSKMYSLFEKIKNILIEAIEQMKEDHL from the coding sequence ATGGAAATTGAATTTCATAAGCTATTAAGAAGGCAGATTGATAAATACCTTACGGAAGACTGCAAAAATCATCCTCAGTTTAAAGGCTTTATCAATGCAGTCAATGAATCGTATAAATCTTTTGAGCGGGACAAAGATCTTATGGATCATGTTTTTAAGCAAAGTGAAGAAGAGTATAATGAGATCAATGAAAGCCTCAAAAATGAAAATGTTCTCAAGCAAAAGTCAATTTCAAATCTCTATGAAGTTATTAAAATGCTGGACTCTTCTGTTGAAAATCGGGGTTCCGAAGATCTTACAGAGCTGTCATCTTATGTTTCCGAGCAGCTTAAAAAGAGAATATTCTTACAGGAACAGCTAAATAAACAGCTTGAATTTCAGAATCTTTTAATGGATATATCTTCAGAATATATCAATATTCCCATTGAAAAAGTATCTCAAAGTGTTAATAAATCCCTTAAAGAAATGTCTGAATTTGTACACGCAGACCGTGCATATATTTTCAGATATGATTTCGCTGAAAAAACCTGTTCAAATGTTTATGAATACTGCAATGAAGGAATTACTCCGCAAATAGACAACCTTCAGGATATTCCTCTTGAAATGATGGGCGATTGGGTAGAAATCAACAAAAAAGGAGGAAGTATTTATTATCCCGATGTTGATGAACTTCCCGAAAGCGAAATTAAAGAAATTTTGCAGGCGCAGGATATCAAAAGTCTTTTCGTTATTCCGGCCATGATGCAGAATGAATGTTTAGGTTTTGTCGGTTTTGATTTTGTGAAAGATTATCACAACTTATCAGATACGGAAAAAAACCTGCTCACCATATTTACCCAGGTTCTTGTCAATGTGAGAGAACGGCTCGTACTGGAAAGAAACCTTTCCCGAACTGTGGAAATGCTTAAAAAGCTATTGGCCAATTTACAGTCCGGAATATTAATGGAAGACGAAAAGCGTCAGATTATTTTCACCAATGATCTTTTTTGCAATATGTTTAATATACCGGTTTCTGCTGATGATATGATTGGTCTGGACTGTACAAATTCTGCGGAAGAATCTAAGACGCTGTTTAAAAATGAAGAATATTTTGTTCAGAGAATCAATAAAATCCTTGAAGAGAAGAAGATTGTAACCAATGAGCTTCTGGAAATGAAGAACGGAAGGTTTCTGGAAAGAGATTATATTCCCATTTTCATTAATGACCGCTATCAGGGACATCTCTGGAAGTATAATGATATTTCTGAAAGAAAAAGGGCAGAAGATCATCTCAGAAGACAGGAAGAAAAATACCGCAATATTATTGCCAATATGAATCTGGGGCTTATTGAAGTCGATAATAACCAGATGATTCAGTACGCCAATCAAAGCTTTTGTGACGTATCGGGCTTTGAAGCTGATGAATTGATAGGGAAAAATCCGTCTCAGCTTTTCCTTTATGGAGAAAATAATATGAAATTCCTGGAAGAGCAGATCGAATTAAGGAAAAAGGGAGTTTCTAGTGTTTATCAGCTTCCTGTAAAGAACAAACGCGGAGAAATAAGGTGGTGGGCAATAAGCGGTGCGCCCAATTATGATGACCAGGGAAATCTTCTCGGTTCTGTAGGAATTCACCTGGATATCACAGATCAGAAAAAACTGGAAGAAGAACTGAAACTCCAGCGCGCCAAAGCGCTTGAAGCATCTAAAGCGAAAGAAGTTTTTCTCGCTAACATGAGCCATGAAATCAGAACGCCGCTCAATGCCATTATCGGATTTCTTCGTGAACTGAAAAGAGCAGGAGTAAGTGGTTCGCAACAGGAATTTTTAGATTATAGTTATAATGCTTCCCAGCATTTACTTTCAATCATCAACAATATTCTTGATATTTCAAAAATAGAATCCGGTGAGATGCTGCTGGAGAATAAAAACTTTTCATTAAAAGAAAGTATTGAAAATGTAATTACGATCCTTAAACCCAAAGCACGGGAAAAAGGACTGATGCTTACCACATCATTTTCCGATAAGCTCTATCCTGTTTTTAAGGGAGATCCTTCTAAAATAGAACAGGTTTTATACAATATTCTCGGTAACGCCCTTAAGTTTACGAATCAAGGGAAAATTGCCGTTGATTGTAAAGTGCTGCAGGATTTACCTCATCAGCAGACATTCTCAATCGTTATTACTGATACTGGCATCGGGATGAGCGAAGAATACGTCAGAAGCATATTTAAAAAATTCAACCAGGAAGATAGTTCTATTTCCAGAAAATATGGAGGCACGGGATTGGGAATGTCTATTACTAAAGAGCTTATCCATCTGATGAAAGGAGAAATAGATGTGAAAAGTGAGAAAAACGTTGGAACTTCCATTACCATTCAGCTGGTTCTTCATAAAGGAAATGAAAAGTTAAACCGGGACGTTTCAGCAGAAAAACAGCATATTGTTCTGGATGGTATCCGTGTGCTTTTGGTTGAGGATAATGAGCTTAATCAGCTTGTTGCTGAAAATTCGCTGAAACATTACAACTGTCTGGTCACAAAAGCAGATAATGGCAGAATAGCAGTGGAGCTTCTTGAAAAAGAACAATTTGATATTATTTTGATGGACATTCAGATGCCCGAGATGGATGGTATTGAGGCTACCCAGATTTTACGGGAAAATATGGGAGTCAAAACACCGATTATTGCACTTACCGCCAACGCTTTTAAAAGTGAAATCGACAAATGCATCAGCATCGGAATGGATGATTATATTACCAAACCTTTTGCGGAAGAAAGTCTGATCACCATTATTGAGAAGCATATCGGGCGACAAAAAAATCAATCAGATGCAGTGAAGGTAAGAGCAATGCCTTATGATTTAACAGGCATTCAAAAGCTGGGACAGGGCGACGAAGCTTTTATTAAGAAAATCATTACTTTATTTATTACTCAGACGCAAGAAATGATTCCGATGATAGATCTTGCATTCAATAACCAAAACTTTGCAGAAATCGCCAGGCTTGTGCATAAACTCAGACCGAGTGTGGAAGCGGTTGGTATTGCATCTATATCTGAAGAAATGAGAGAACTGGAAGTTTCGGCAAAGGAGCAGAGCATGGAGAGTTCTAAAATGTATTCCTTATTTGAAAAAATCAAAAATATACTTATCGAAGCAATTGAACAGATGAAAGAAGACCATCTGTAA
- a CDS encoding glycosyltransferase family 4 protein has protein sequence MDIVHLILGKANPEKMNGVNKVVFNIASKQASQKMKVEVWGISKNTEINYPARVFITKIFKRRKNPFSIPEGLKKEILKSRQETIFHFHGGWIPVFSSLSRFLKKNNRRYVITPHGSYNEIAMKKSRFIKMLYFRWFEKKVIIDAQKIHCIGESEIDGLQTLQRTDKTVLINYGFEKINSDRNTATANGPIVFGFVGRLDVYTKGLDLLIESFTAFSKKYPESRLWLIGDGAEKEKLHQQIKQNNLENKVELMGSKFGKEKNDLIRKMDVFLHPSRNEGLPVSVIEAAAFGKPCIVTRNTNVGHLIEKYNAGICIALPESKLLTDALIKICNIREKNKQEYQMMGNNALKMVEQAFNWNTILDEMNRKLYTF, from the coding sequence ATGGACATAGTACATCTTATATTAGGAAAAGCAAACCCCGAGAAAATGAACGGGGTGAACAAAGTTGTTTTTAACATTGCTTCCAAGCAGGCTTCGCAAAAGATGAAAGTGGAAGTTTGGGGTATTTCGAAAAATACAGAAATTAATTATCCTGCGAGAGTATTTATCACAAAAATTTTTAAAAGAAGGAAAAATCCCTTTTCCATTCCGGAAGGATTGAAAAAAGAAATTCTGAAAAGCCGTCAGGAAACAATCTTTCATTTTCATGGCGGATGGATTCCTGTATTTTCCTCATTGAGCCGGTTTTTAAAGAAAAATAACCGCAGATACGTGATCACGCCGCATGGTTCCTATAACGAAATTGCAATGAAGAAAAGCAGATTTATTAAAATGCTGTACTTCAGGTGGTTTGAAAAAAAAGTTATCATCGATGCCCAAAAAATTCACTGTATCGGAGAAAGCGAAATCGATGGCCTTCAAACGCTTCAGCGTACTGATAAAACGGTTTTAATTAATTACGGATTTGAAAAAATAAATTCAGATCGTAATACAGCTACAGCAAATGGACCTATTGTTTTTGGTTTCGTAGGCAGGCTTGATGTGTACACAAAAGGACTTGATCTTTTGATTGAAAGTTTCACAGCATTTTCTAAAAAATATCCGGAATCCCGGCTGTGGCTTATCGGAGATGGTGCGGAAAAAGAAAAGCTTCATCAGCAGATTAAACAAAATAATCTTGAGAATAAAGTAGAACTGATGGGCAGTAAATTTGGAAAAGAAAAAAATGACCTTATCCGGAAAATGGATGTTTTTCTGCACCCTTCAAGAAATGAAGGTCTTCCGGTTTCTGTTATTGAAGCGGCTGCTTTCGGCAAACCTTGTATTGTAACCAGAAATACGAATGTAGGGCATCTTATAGAAAAATATAATGCTGGTATTTGCATAGCCCTTCCTGAATCAAAACTTCTTACTGATGCTTTAATTAAAATCTGCAACATACGGGAAAAAAATAAACAGGAATATCAGATGATGGGCAATAATGCCTTAAAAATGGTAGAA